A part of Propioniciclava coleopterorum genomic DNA contains:
- a CDS encoding DUF2637 domain-containing protein encodes MKTTGRQWAGRTAVVGTVFIALGAFWLSFTALADLAARSGVDRGQAWAWPLIVDGIIVVATVAVVALAGQRSAWYPWSLLVGGALVSVTANAIHAVVAADADVPGLLAASVAAVPPVVLLAITHLTVILTRTFPQELPGQPEVLSEIPEMLSEVYAGPQGVVHSKSLLSVASEPLADERELSLASDETPGRSDRRARAAALRAAGWSNKRIAREVQVHPATVGRWFAAAHLPDTNDDAAGEREETRQRQPSPDDADGPRPAPAFVEWLMGLPTGWVTDSGGLTQNQQITALGNGLLPLQAVSALSLLAA; translated from the coding sequence ATGAAGACGACCGGTAGGCAGTGGGCGGGGCGCACCGCAGTGGTGGGGACGGTGTTCATCGCGTTGGGTGCGTTCTGGCTGAGCTTTACCGCGCTCGCCGATCTGGCGGCGCGTTCCGGGGTCGACCGGGGACAGGCGTGGGCGTGGCCGTTGATCGTTGATGGGATCATCGTGGTGGCGACGGTCGCGGTGGTGGCGCTGGCTGGGCAACGCTCAGCCTGGTATCCCTGGTCGCTGCTGGTCGGCGGGGCGCTGGTGTCGGTGACGGCGAATGCGATCCACGCTGTGGTCGCTGCGGACGCCGATGTGCCCGGCCTGCTGGCTGCCTCGGTGGCCGCGGTACCGCCGGTGGTGCTGCTGGCGATCACCCATCTCACCGTGATCCTCACCCGCACCTTCCCACAGGAGTTGCCGGGGCAGCCTGAGGTGTTGTCCGAGATCCCGGAGATGCTGTCCGAGGTGTATGCCGGACCGCAGGGTGTTGTCCACTCAAAGTCGTTGTTGTCCGTTGCCTCTGAACCTCTGGCCGATGAGCGGGAGTTGTCCTTAGCCTCGGATGAAACCCCTGGTCGTTCTGATCGCCGGGCTCGTGCTGCGGCGTTGCGGGCCGCGGGCTGGTCGAACAAGCGGATTGCCCGCGAGGTGCAGGTGCATCCGGCAACTGTGGGGAGATGGTTCGCCGCCGCGCACCTTCCCGACACCAATGATGACGCCGCCGGCGAGCGGGAGGAGACGCGTCAGCGCCAGCCCTCCCCTGACGACGCCGACGGCCCCCGCCCAGCACCGGCATTCGTCGAATGGCTCATGGGCCTGCCGACTGGATGGGTCACCGATAGCGGCGGCCTGACGCAGAATCAACAGATCACCGCCCTCGGCAACGGATTGCTACCCCTCCAGGCTGTGTCCGCGCTGTCACTGCTCGCCGCGTGA
- a CDS encoding bifunctional DNA primase/polymerase, with translation MPARADFTRALLRASGASTLAASARHLAQVGVPVFPCQPRGKRPLTTRGFHDATTDIGRVEAWWSRTPEANLGVPTGAVSGMVVVDVDVHGPVDGRQAFARAERAGLVDGWGLLVETPTGGLHAYFAATAGVEQRSWQAARAGVDSRGDGGYIIVSPSVRIVGGVPIRYEVVNVGDQPAAALDSRRLRDFLDPRPGPVVRQGRGLVRLADMNRLAFWVAGRGEGERNRGLFWAACRLAESDVSASDALDVLSAAASQAGLGEREIATTVRSAYRIAHPAPEAGGPGLGGGAWFERANAPNPGMGGRRL, from the coding sequence ATGCCTGCGCGTGCCGACTTCACCAGGGCGTTGTTGCGTGCCAGTGGTGCTTCGACGCTGGCGGCGTCGGCCCGGCATCTCGCGCAGGTGGGGGTGCCGGTGTTCCCCTGCCAGCCGCGCGGGAAGCGTCCGCTCACGACGCGGGGGTTCCACGATGCCACCACCGACATCGGTCGCGTCGAGGCGTGGTGGTCGCGGACTCCGGAGGCGAACCTGGGTGTCCCGACTGGCGCGGTGTCGGGGATGGTCGTGGTGGATGTGGACGTGCATGGCCCGGTTGATGGGCGGCAAGCGTTCGCCCGCGCCGAGCGAGCCGGGCTCGTCGATGGCTGGGGTCTGCTGGTGGAGACCCCGACGGGTGGCCTGCACGCCTACTTCGCTGCGACGGCGGGGGTCGAGCAGCGGTCATGGCAGGCCGCTCGCGCTGGGGTGGACTCCCGGGGTGATGGCGGGTACATCATCGTGTCGCCCTCGGTTCGCATCGTCGGCGGTGTCCCGATCCGCTACGAGGTCGTCAATGTCGGCGACCAGCCTGCCGCTGCGCTGGACTCGCGTCGGCTGCGGGACTTCCTCGATCCACGTCCGGGACCGGTCGTGCGGCAGGGTCGTGGGTTGGTGCGGTTGGCGGATATGAACCGGCTGGCGTTCTGGGTCGCTGGGCGTGGTGAGGGTGAGCGGAACCGGGGGCTGTTCTGGGCCGCGTGCCGCTTGGCCGAGAGTGATGTCTCTGCCTCGGATGCGCTCGATGTCCTCAGCGCAGCCGCCAGCCAGGCCGGGCTGGGCGAACGCGAGATCGCCACCACGGTGCGCTCCGCCTACCGGATCGCGCACCCCGCGCCCGAAGCCGGTGGCCCCGGCCTCGGTGGCGGCGCCTGGTTCGAGCGAGCCAACGCCCCGAACCCAGGCATGGGTGGGCGGAGGCTGTGA
- a CDS encoding ArdC-like ssDNA-binding domain-containing protein: MFLAYLTVTDDRVISAEGRSRMTATEEVRAKRDAKLDELHEKLTGAVETLVSGRDWARALAFAARFRSRSFNNTLLIWVQHEAAFEAGRVPGPVPSYVAGYRQWQQLGQQVQKGQPGYMIFAPVTGRFASSNPGDPSSWRRLGPREKHKVNEVVRTKMVGARPAYVWDVTQTEGDPIPEPPAPKLLDGEAPQGLWDGLAMQVEALGFEVLRVPDAGRIGGADGLTDYLARQVSVRTDVTEVNQIATLAHELAHVLMHDPKDEDARQHRGVREVEAESVALMVGAAHGLDTSGYTIPYVAGWASSVKDAEPAEVVKATGERVRRTALGILDQLDTFQVADGTPPGLARDVPTAEPKALHVPPPSEHRPAARVPVVAGRGL, encoded by the coding sequence ATGTTCCTGGCGTACCTCACGGTCACCGACGATCGGGTGATCTCGGCGGAGGGAAGGTCCAGGATGACTGCGACGGAGGAAGTACGAGCCAAGCGGGACGCGAAGCTCGATGAGCTGCACGAGAAGCTGACTGGCGCGGTGGAGACGCTGGTCTCCGGGCGGGACTGGGCCCGCGCGTTGGCGTTCGCGGCCCGGTTCCGATCGCGCTCGTTCAACAACACGCTGCTGATCTGGGTTCAGCACGAGGCTGCGTTCGAGGCTGGCCGGGTGCCCGGGCCGGTGCCGTCGTATGTGGCTGGGTATCGGCAGTGGCAGCAGCTTGGCCAGCAGGTGCAGAAGGGCCAGCCGGGTTACATGATCTTCGCTCCGGTGACCGGCCGGTTCGCCTCGTCGAATCCTGGTGATCCGTCGTCGTGGCGTCGTTTGGGTCCGCGCGAGAAGCACAAGGTCAACGAGGTAGTGCGCACGAAGATGGTGGGCGCTCGGCCCGCCTATGTGTGGGACGTGACGCAGACCGAGGGCGATCCGATCCCTGAGCCACCCGCACCGAAGCTGCTGGACGGCGAAGCCCCGCAGGGACTGTGGGATGGCCTGGCCATGCAGGTCGAAGCGTTGGGGTTCGAGGTGCTGCGTGTCCCGGATGCCGGGCGGATCGGCGGCGCGGACGGCCTGACCGACTATCTGGCTCGGCAGGTGTCGGTGCGTACCGATGTGACGGAGGTCAATCAGATCGCCACGTTGGCGCACGAGCTGGCGCATGTGCTGATGCACGACCCCAAGGATGAGGACGCTCGCCAGCACCGGGGTGTTCGGGAGGTGGAGGCCGAGAGCGTGGCGTTGATGGTCGGTGCTGCGCACGGTTTGGATACCAGTGGTTACACGATTCCGTATGTGGCGGGGTGGGCGTCGTCGGTCAAGGACGCTGAACCGGCGGAGGTCGTCAAGGCGACCGGTGAGCGGGTGCGGAGGACGGCGCTGGGCATCCTCGACCAGCTGGACACGTTCCAGGTCGCCGATGGCACGCCGCCTGGTCTTGCGCGTGATGTTCCCACTGCGGAGCCGAAGGCGCTGCATGTGCCGCCGCCGTCGGAGCATCGGCCGGCGGCGAGGGTGCCGGTGGTGGCGGGTCGGGGGTTGTGA